The sequence below is a genomic window from Hyalangium ruber.
GCGGTTGGCCACCCCACCCGTGTCCAGCACGTTGCACTTGTGCCAGCGCGACTTCATCTCGCGGATCTGCTCGACCGTCTTCTTCAGCCGATCGTTGTACCGGACGACGGTGCAGTTCTCCGTCATCAGCTCTCCGAGCTCCTTGGAGATCTGGTACGGGTTCTCGGGGCCGTTCATCGCCTTCAGGGTGGCGAAGCGGTCCTCCCAGTACTTCTTCGCGTCGTTGAAGTACTTGTCGCCCTTGGCCGCCGCGCTGGTGGCGTTGTTCTTCGCGTACGCCGCCATCGCCGGCCCGCCGATCATCCCCGAGTAGATGCAGGACAGGAGCGAGTTGGCGCCCAGGCGGTTCGCGCCGTGGAAGGCGTAGTCCGCCTCTCCGGCCGCGTACAGGCCCGGGATGTTGGTGGACTGGTTCTTCGGGCTGCCCTCGGCCGGCGTCTGCGTGCGCGGATCCGCCTCGAAGTTCACGTACAGGCCGCCCATCGAGTAGTGCATGCCCGGGAAGATGACCATCGGCACCTTGCGCGGATCATCGCCCACGAACTTCTCGTAGATCTCCATCACGCCCTTGATCTTCGCGTCGAGCGTGGGGGCGGGGATGTGCGTCACGTCCAGGTACACGCCATCCTTGCCGCCGATGCCCAGGCCCAGCTCGCGGCAGACCATGAAGATCTCTCGCGTGGCCACATCGCGGGGCACCAGGTTCTTGTACTTGGGGTACTTCTCCTCGAGGAAGTAGAAGCGCTCGCTCTCGGGGATCTGCAGCGGGCTGCGCGTGTCGCCCTTCTTCCGGGGCACCCACACGCGGCCGCCCTCGCCACGCACCGACTCGCTCATCAGGCGCAGCTTGTCCTCGCCCGGAATCGAGGTGGGGTGAACCTGGATGAACTCGCCGTTGGCGTAGATCGCGCCCTCCATGTAGGCGCGGCCCGCGGCGGTACCGGTGTTGATGATGGAGTTGGTGGAGCGCCCGAACACGATGCCCGGACCACCCGTCGCCAAGCACACCGCCTCGGCCGGGAAGGTGCGGATCTCCATGGTGCGCAGGTCCAGCGCCACGCTGCCGATGCAGCGGCCGGACTCGTCCTTCACCGTGCCCAGCCACTCCCAGAACTCGTACTTGGTGACCTTGCCCTCGGACTCGTAGCGGCGCACCTGCTCGTCCAGCGCGTAGAGCAACTGCTGGCCCGTGGTGGCGCCCGCGAAGGCCGTCCGGTGGTGGAGCGTGCCGCCGAAGCGCCGGAAGTCCAGCAGGCCCTCGGAGGTGCGGTTGAACGTCACCCCCATGCGGTCCAGCATGTAGATGATGCCCGGAGCCGCGTAGCACATGCCCTTCACGGACGTCTGCTCCGCGAGGAAGTCGCCGCCGCGCAGCGTGTCCTTCACGTGGATGTCCGGGTGGTCACCCTCGCCCTTGGTGTTCACCGCGCCGTTGATGCCGCCCTGGGCGCAGACCGAGTGCGAGCGCTTCACCGGGACGATCGACAGGACGTCGACGTGGTAGCCGGCTTCGGCCAGCTTGATCGTCGTCATCAGCCCCGCCAGACCACCACCCACCACCGTGAACCGCGCTGCTGCTGCCATGCTTCGTCTCCTTCACTGCCGGGGGCCTGGGAGCGGCTGGCTCGCCCGCAAGGACGAGCGCTCCACGACGGACCCCTGGTGCGGGACCTACAGGCTAGATAACTTGGCGAATGTTCGCCGCAATCGGGGCGACGCGCGCGATAAGCACGCGCCATCCCGGGCATAAGGGCCCGGCCTACCCGGCAGGTTCCAGGCAGACCGGACCGCCCTACGTACGGGCCTACAGCTTGACGCTGTCGACCGTCTTCTTCACCGACTGGAAGGACTTCTCCAGCAGGGCCTTCTCGGCGTCATCCAGCTGCACGGTGTGGATCTTCTCCACGCCGCCGGCGCCGATCTGCATCGGCACGCCGAAGAAGTAGCCGTTGATGCCGTACTGGCCCTCGAGCAGCGCCGCGCCCGGCAGGACGCGCTTGCGGTCGAGCAGGAAGCTCTCCGCCATGGCGATGGAGCTGGAGGCGGGAGCGAAGTAGGCGCTGCCCGTCTTGTACAGGCCCACCAGCTCGGCGCCGCCCTCGCGGGTGCGCTTGACGATGGCGTCCAGCTTGTCCTTGGCGATCAGCTCGGTGAGGGGCACGCCGCCCACGGTGCTGTGACGCACCAGGGGCACCATGTCGTCGCCGTGACCGCCGAGCACCAGCGCCTCCACGTCACGGATGGAGCAGCCCAGCGCCTCGGCCACGAAGCACTTGAAGCGGCTGGTGTCCAGCACGCCCGCCATGCCCACCACCATGTTCTTGGGCAGCTCGGCGATCTTGTGGAGCGCGAACACCATCGCGTCCAGCGGGTTGGCCACCTTGATCACGAAGGCGTTGGGGGCGTGCTGCTTGATGTTGGCCGCCACGTCCCGCATGATCTTCAGGTTGATGTCCAGCAGGTCCTCGCGGGACATGCCGGGCTTACGCGGCACGCCGGCGGTGATGATGATGACGTCCGAGCCGGCCACGTCCTTCCAGTCCGTGGAGCCGGTGACGCGGCAGTCATAGCCATCCACCGCGGACAGCTGGTTGATGTCGAGCGCCTTGCCCTTGACCAGGCCCTCGGCGGCCGGGATGTCGAAGAGCACCACGTCGCCCAGGTTCTTCTGGACGGCGAGCAGCGCCAGGTTGCCACCGATCTGGCCACCGCCGATGAGACCGATCTTCTTCTTGCGAGTCTGAGCCATGAGGAATGTCTCCCGTGGAGAGGACTACATGTTCTTGATGATGGCCTGCCCGAACTCCGAGCACTTGACCTCGGTCACCGTGCCCTGGCCCTCGAGCTTCATCAGGCGGGCGAAGTCGTAGGTGACCGTCTTCTGCGCGATGGCCTTGTCCATGCCCTGGATGATGAGATCCGCCGCCTCGTGCCAGCCGAGGTGACGGAACATCATCTCACCCGAGAGGATGACCGAGCCGGGGTTCACCTTGTCCTGGTCCGCGTACTTGGGCGCGGTGCCGTGGGTGGCCTCGAAGACGGCGTGGCCGGACAGGTAGTTGATGTTGCCGCCCGGCGCGATGCCGATGCCGCCCACCTGCGCGGCCAGCGCGTCCGAGAGGTAGTCGCCGTTGAGGTTCAGCGTGGCGATGACGTCGAACTCGTCCGGACGGGTGAGCACCTGCTGCAGGGTGATGTCCGCGATGGAGTCCTTGATGATGATCTTCCCGGCGGAGACGGCGGCCTTCTGCTCGGCGTTGGCGGCCTCCTCGCTCTTGGCGGCCTTGGTGGCCTCCCACTGATCCCAGGTGTAGACCTTGTCACCGAACTCCCGGGCGGCCAGCTCGTAGCCCCACTTGCGGAAGGCGCCCTCGGTGAACTTCATGATGTTGCCCTTGTGCACCAGCGTGACGCTCTTGCGCTTGTGCTCCACGGCGTACTGGATGGCGGCGCGGATGAGCCGCTCGCTGCCGTCCTTCGACACGGGCTTGATGCCGATGCCCACGTTGGTGGGGAAGCGGACCTTGCCGGCGTCCTTGGGGAACTCCTGCTTCAGCCAGCCGAGGAACTTCTCGGCCTGCGCGGAGCCCGCCTCGAACTCGATACCCGCGTAGATGTCCTCGGTGTTCTCGCGGAAGATCACCATGTCCACCTTCTCGGGCGCCTTCACCGGGCTGGGAACACCCTTGAAGTAGCGCACGGGACGCAGGCAGACGTACAGGTCCAGCATCTGGCGCAGCGCCACGTTGAGCGAGCGGATGCCGCCGCCCACCGGCGTGGTCAGCGGGCCCTTGATGCCCACGAGGTAGGTGCGAAAGGCCTCGACGGTCTCGTCCGGCAGCCAGTTGTTGACCTGCTTGAAGGACTTCTCGCCGGCCAGCACTTCGTACCAGGAGATCTTCTTCTTGCCCTTGTAGGCCTTCTCCACGGCGGCGTCGAACACCGCCTGTGAGGCACGCCAGATGTCGCGGCCAGTGCCGTCACCCTCGATGTAGGGGATGATCGGATTTTCCGGCACGTTCAGCTTGCCGTTCTGAAGGGTGATCTTCTGCCCAGACGGAGGCGCCATTTGAAAGAGCTCCTGGAAGGTGTGACCGTGTAAGGAGGGTGGCGGATAGTCCGGAACCCGCCTCTTGCAGTCAAGCTGTTTGGCTGCCCGACAAGAGGCCGGACTTATCGAATCCAGAGGGAGGATTGCCCGTGACACACCAAGTTTCGAGAGCGTCGTTGCTGGTGCTGGGGGTCTCGCTGCTGCTGACGAGGGGCGCCTGGGCCGATGCACCCCAGAGCCAGGACGAGGCGACGCTGCGCCAGATGGTGGCCACCCAGACCGAGGCCTGGAATCGCCAGGACGCCGCGGAGTGGAGCAAGGACTTCTCACCGGACGCCGACTTCGTGAACATCGTCGGCACCGTGTTCCAGGGGCGCGCCGAGATCGAGAAGCGGCATGCCGGCATCTTCGCCAGCATCTTCAAGGGCAGCCGATCGAAGGTGACCGTGCGCCGGCTGGTGTTCCTCGGGCCCGACGTGGCCGTGGTGGACACGGAGCACGAGGTGACGGGGCACTCCGGCCTGCCTCCGGGCGTGCAGAACACCGAGGAGCCCGGCGTGCTGCGCACCCGGATGAAGTACGTGATGAAGAAGAGCGGCGGGAAGTGGCAGATCACTTCCGGACAGAACACGGACGTGAAGCCTCCGCCCAAGAGCCCGCCTCCGAAGAAGTAGCTCCGGGAACGTCGGGAAAGCGTCACCCCCTGACGTTCTCAACGCGCGGCGTCGTGATTTCGCTGGCGCCCGCGTTCCAGGATGGGTGCTTCGTTAGACCCCCGCGAAGGAGCTGGCACATGGAGTGGCTCGAGTTCAAGCCGTGGACCCGGGAAGTGGAGCAGCGCCTCGCGAACCAGGCGGCGCGGTTGCACACGCTCTCGCAGCCGGTAGCCAAGCCCCAGGTCACCCTGGCACAGGCTTATCACCTGCAGTCGCTGCTGCGCCGCTGCCCACGCACCAACCCCTGGGGCCACCCGTCCGCCGAGTGCTGATGCGGTACGGCCTCAGGCTCGCTGGCGCAACACCGTGCGCTCCACCTTGCCCATTGCGTTGCGTGGCAGCGCGTCGATGGGAAGGAAGCGCGCGGGGACCTTGAAGCCCGCCAGGGAGCGCCGGCACCAGCCGTCGAGATCCTCCGGGAGCGCCTGCCCGGAGCGGAGCACCACGAAGGCCACCGGCACCTCGCCCCAGCGCGCGTCCGCGACGCCCACCACTGCCACTTCCTGCACCGCGGGGTGCGCGGCGATCACGGTTTCGATCTCCGCCGGGTAGAGGTTCTCTCCTCCCCGGACGATGAGGTCCGTGCGCCGGGAGAGCACCGTCAGGCGCCCGCGCTCGTCCAGCATCCCCATGTCTCGCGTGCGCAGCCAGCCGTCCCGCAGCGCCTCGCGCGTGGCGTCCGGGCGGTTCAGGTAGCCCGCCATCACCGTGGGGCCTCGGACCTCGATGTCCCCTTCCCTCCCCGGCCCGAGCACCTCGCCCTCGGGGGAGACGATGCGCACCTCCAGCCCGGGCAGCGCGGGTCCCGCCGTGCGTCCGTCCGCCTCGGTGGGGCGCTCGGTCGTCACCTGCGAGCACGCCTCCGTCAATCCATAGGTTTGCAGCGCTAGCAGCCTCGCCGCCCGAGCCCGTGCCAGCAGCGGCGCGGGCACCGGTCCTCCGCCGATCAGCGCGAGCCGGAAGGTCTCGGGCATCGGACGATCGCCGCGCGTGTCGAGCACCCGCTCCAGCGTGGTGGCCACGAAGCTGGCGTGGCTCACGCCCTCGGCATCGATGGCCTGGTTCACCGACTCCGGCTCGAACCGGTCGTGCAAGACGAGGCAGCCGCCGTCGTAGGCCGTGCGGGTCATCATCGCCAGCCCGCCCACGTGGAAGAGCGGGAGCGTGCCCAGCCAACGCGGCGCCGGATGAGCTCCCAGGTTCGCCGCCGAGCACCGCGCCGATGCTCGGAAATTGCCCTCCGTGATCACCGCTCCCTTGGGCCGACCGGTGGTGCCGGAGGTGAAGAGCACCACGCGCGGGGTGGCCTCCTCCAGGGACTCACAGGTCGAAGAGGGAGCCTCCACGGCATCGGCCCAGGTCTCCAGGGGCTCGGCATTCGGGAGGCGATCCACCAGCGCCTTCAGGGCGAGTGTCAGCCGTGGGGAGATGTCCTCGACGAGCGGCGCCAGCTCCGCCGAGGTCAGCCGGGCATTGAGCGGAGCGTGTACTGCCCCCAGGCGTCCCAGCGCGAAGAAGAGGAACACGGAGCTGGCGTGGCTGGTCGCCAGCGATGCGACCCGATCTCCCACGCGAATGCCCCGCGACTGGAGCGCACCCACCCAGCGCCCCACTTCCGCGTCCAGCGCGCGGTAGGTCCAGCGGCGTCCGGCGAAGGTCAGGGCCTCCTGCTCCGGCCAGAGTGAGGCACCCTCTCGGATGGGACACGTGAAGTTCATGTGGAAAGTCCGAGCCCTGGTGTCTCCGGGAGACGGATGCAGCCCTGGACCGGGCGAAAGGGGTGCTCCGGAGGCTCCTCGCGCACGAAGAGCCTGCCGACGCCCAGCCCCGAAGCCAGACGCCCCGAGGGCAACGCCGCCGCCAGATGTGACGCACCCGCGCGCGAGACGACACCATCGAGCGAGCTCGTCACGAAGGACTCCAAGCCCAGTTGGGCGGCTTGCTGGGCGAACCTCAGCGCGGGCAGCAGCCCTCCCAGGACCATCGGCTTGAGGACGAAGACGCGCGCGGCGGGCACCCCGCTGGCGGTCTTCAGGAGCAGGGGGAAGAGCTCTGGCGACGCGATCGCCTCGTCCGCTGCCAGTGGGAACGGCGCCTGCTGCTGCAGCCGCCCCAGGCCTTGCAGCTCGTTCGCCGGAATGGGCTGTTCGCACAGCTCCGGGCGGTATGCGCTCAACCGGTCCAAGGCCTGGGCCGCCTCCCCTTCCGACCATCCTCCGTTGGCATCGAGGCGGAGATTCACCTGGGAACCCACCGCTTCCCGGACCGCGCGAACACGCGCCTCGTCCTCTGCCAGCCGACGGCCCGCGACCTTGAGCTTCAGGGTCTGAAAGCCCTCCGCCACCGCCTGCCGAGCCTCCTCCGCGAGCGCCTCCGGCTTCTCCGCCGTGAGCAGCGCGTTGACCCGAACCTCGGAGCGCGCGTTCGGCTCGAGGAGCTGGCTCAGCGGCACCTTCCGCCGCTGGGCGAGCAGATCCAGCAGCGCCAGCTCCACCGCGTGAGCCGCGGCGGGAGCCCAAGAGCTGCCCGTACCTGGCTCGGTGAACACCTCCGGGATGGCCTCGAGGCGGTCGGCGATCAGCTGTTCACCCAACCGCGCCAGGTGGCCACGCAGGACACGCTCGCACGTGTCGAGCGACTCCGTGCCGAACTCCGGCAGGGGCATCGCCTCGCCCTGGCCCACGCGCCCCTCTTCATCCACCAGCCGGACGAGGAAGCCCTCCCGAGCCGCGTACGTCGCCCGCGCCGTCTTCAGCGGGCGGACGAACTCCAGCCGCGAGGGGGCCAGCCGCGTCTCGATAATACGCATGCGGCCCTCACCTCAGGCTCAACCCCACGGCGAAGAGCAGGCCAAAAACGAGCTGGAGCCGCGCCGTACCACCCAGCGCCGCGTTCAGCGCCGCCCCCTGCGCCCCCAGCACGAGCCGCAGCGGCCCCAACGCCAACGGAGCGCTCAGCAGCGCCAGGAACACCCACGGGCCCGCCAGGCCGAGCCCGAACATCGCGAACGGCGTGGCGTACGCGGCCAGGAGCATCAGGATGTACTCCGCCTTGCCCGCCCGGGTGCCTAACCGCACGATCAGGGTGCGCTTGCCGGCCTTCGCGTCCGTATGCACGTCGCGCAGGTTGTTGACGACCAACAGCGCCGTGCCCAACGCGCCTACCGGCACCGCGGCCCACCACGCTCCCGGGCTCACCGTGAGCGACTGGACGTAATAGGTCCCCGTCACCGCCACGAGCCCGAAGAAGACGAACACGAACGCATCCCCGAGGCCGTTGTAGGCCAGCGGGAACGGCCCGCCCGTATAGGCGTAGCCGCACAGCACCGAGGTGAGGCCAATCGCCACGATGGGCCACCCACCCACCGACACCAGGTAGATGCCCGAGAGAATGGCCAAGGCGAAGCACGCCAGCGCCCCCGCCAGCACCGAGCCCGGGGCGATGAGACCACTCTGGGTGACGCGCACCGGCCCTAGACGCTCGGACGTGTCCGCGCCCTTCTTGAAGTCGTAATAATCGTTGGTGAGATTGGTGCCGATCTGGATGAGCAGCGCGCCCACGAGCGCGGCGACCGCCGGCAGCCAGCGCCCCACCCCATTGCCAAACGCCAGGCCCGTGCCGACTCCCACCGGCACGAGGGCGGCGGTGAGCGTCTTCGGACGAGCAGCCATGAACCACGTCTTGAGCGTGGCACGGGGGCGGGCCTGAGGCTCCAGAGACAAAGCAGGAGAATTCATAACGGGCGAGGCAGCCTCGGGCTTCAGGAAGGACTCTCGGGCGAGGCGCTCTCGAATTCGGGCGACTCGTACCAAGGCGTATCGAGGAAGGCGAGCACCTCGCGCGCGAACGCCTCCGGAACCTCCAGGTGCGGAGCGTGCCCGCAGTTCTCGAAGGTGTGGCGCCAGACGACGGGCAGCTCGGTCGCCATGCGCCGCGCCAGCTGCGTGAACTTCTCGTCCTGCGCTCCGGTGAGCAGCAGCGTCGGCAGGCGCTGGCGGTGCAGCTCGGACCAGTAATCCGGCTGCACCCCGAGCCCCAGGCACCCCAGCGCGCCCACCAGCCCCTCGACGGTGCAGGACGAACGGCGCTGCCGCAGGGCGGCCTGCTGCTCGGGCGGCAGGCGCCTCAAGCCGTCGAACAGGGGCATCGCCTCCCAGCGATCGATGAAGGCTTCCACGCCGTTGAGCTGGATGAAGGAGGCGCGCCGGCCGTCCTCCTCGCGCCGCTCCGCGCGCTCCATGCGCCGGTGCAGGCCTGGCGAGCCGCTCTCCAGGATGAGCCGGCCAAAGTGCCTCGGGGAGTGCAGCGCCGCGCCCAGCGCGATCCGCGCTCCCTGCGAGTAGCCCATCAGATCCACGGAGTGCAGCCCCAGCCGCTCCACCAGCTCCACCACCGCCTGCACCGTCTCGATGAAGCCCTCTCGGCCCTTGCGCTCGGGCAGCGGCGTCTCTCCGTGCCCCGGCAGATCCACCGCGATGGCCTTTACCGCGCCGCCCAGCATCGGGCGCAGGTGATCAAAGGAACTGCGGTTGCCAGTGAAGCCATGCAGGAGCACGAGCGGCCGAGTCCCCTGCCCCCACATGCTGTATGCCAGTGTCACACCCATCGAACTTCTCCAGCGCTTCTATGTGACCCCGGATGAAGCTGCGCACGGAGTTCAAAACCTCGTGAACTCCACATCAGGAGCCCATGTGGGCGCAAGGTGAACAAACCAGGACACCGAGTAGGAACCCCGGCTGCTCGCCTGGCTGGATGCCCGCGTCCCTCAGCGCCTGCCGGCGGCCCGGCGCACAGGTCTCTGGGGCGCGGTCCGCGCCGCGGCCTTCTTCTGCTTCTTCTTCCTGCCGCGGCTCAGGAGCTGGAGCATGTTGCCGCCGTAGATGCTCTGCCGCTCGGCCTTGGTGAGCTTCAGCGCCGCGACCGTCCGATCGGTCTCCGGGGTGAAGATCTCTCCGGAGCGCGAGTCCATCGGCGAGTCGCTGCCGAAGAGCACCCGCTCCACGCCGAAGAAGTCGCAGGCGAGCTGGATGGTCGCCGGCTCGAAGCCGAGCGAGGCCGTGTCGCAGTAGAACTTCTTGAAGTGGTCGATGTACGGCTGCTCGATCGGGGTCTGCAGATCGATGCCGCTGCACTCCTCGAAGGACTCGTAGCAGGCCTGCATCCGCTTCGCGAAGGTGGGGATGAGCGCGCCGTGGTGGTGGGTGATGAGCTTCAGGTCGGGGTAGCGCTGGAACACCCCGCTGAACACCAACCTCGCCATCGCCACGCTGCTGTCGGTGACCCAGCCCAGCGTCTGCCAGATGAGGTACTTGGAGAACTTCTCCTCCGGGTAGTCCGCGTGCGAGCCGGGCCGGCACGGATGCAGCCAGAGGGGAACGTCGAGCTGCTCGGCCTTCTGATAGAGCGGCTCGTAGTCGGGGTGATCCGGCGGCTTGACCGTCGGCCCGAAGAAGAGGACTCCGCCCGCCAGGCCCAGCTCCTCCACGGAGCGCTCCAGCTCGGAGACCATCTGCTGGGGGCCCGCCGCCGACGGCAGCAGCGCCACCCCGTGGAAGCGTCCCGGGTGCGCCAGGGTCACCATGCGGAGCCCGTCGTTGCACAGCCGCGCGGCCTTCACCGACAGGGCGGGATCGTCATAGACGCCCCGGATCCCCTCGATCCACGGCAACGGCACCACGACGTTCGAGTCGATGCCGTACTTGTCCATCTGCCGCAGGCGCTGATCCGTGTCGACCAGCGTGGGCGTGTTGGCGAAGAGCTTGCGGAAGACGTGCGGGCTGCCGCTGAGCCCCTCCAGGAAGTCCAGGAACCCCGGGGGGCTCAGGTGCGTATAGGCGTCGATCTTCTGGGTCATCGCGAGCGGCTCCCGGGGTTGCTGGAGGGGTGGTGCTTGGCGATGAGCCGCGCCGCCGCGCCGCCGCTGTAGCGCTCGCTGTGGACCAGCTCGGCGCCACACCGGGACATCAGCTCCGAGAACTCGGAGATGCTCAGCTGGTTGATGATGCTCTCGGCAAGGTAGCGGTAGGGGGTGTTGTCCTTGACGAAGGGGCTGACGACATGGGGCATCACCTTCCGCATCCACGTCGTGTACACGGCGCGCCACACCTCCGAGTCCCGAGGGTAGAAGTGGTCGAGGATGATCAGCCGCCCGCCCGGCGCCAGCACCCGCAGCATCTCCCGCATGGCGGCTTCCTGGTCCGGGAAGTTGCGGTACGTGAACGCCGTGAGCACCACGTCGTAGGCACCGGTGAGCCGCGGAATCGCGCACACGTCACCTTCGAAGTACGCGCCCTGGGGATCGTGCTTCCGCGCGACGCTCAGCATACCGGGAGACAGATCCATGCCCTCGACGCGAACACCCGTGTACTGGCGGCTCAGGAAGCGGGTCGACTCGCCGGTGCCGCACCCCACGTCCAGCACCCGATCTCCGGGGCGCAGGGCCAGATCGCGCAGCGCCCGCCGGTACCAGAGGCTGGTATGACCGGCGAACACCAACAGCCGCAGGAAGTCATAGCGCGGGGAGATGGTGTCGAAGAGCGAGCGCACATACTCCCGCTTCGAGTCTCCTCGAAGCTGCGCCGCCTGATCAGGTGTCGCGCCCTGCTCCTCTTCGCCTCCGAGATTCTTGGCCCGTCCCTGCATTCGGTGACTCCTCGTGGCTAACGGCGATTCTCGTTACGCCCAGGGGCCTGCGCCCAGGGCCTGGGTCATCCGCGCGAACAGCTCGCGGTGAAGCTCCACGTTGTCCGTCCGCTCCGTGCGCACCTCGATGAGGTGCAGCCCCCCTTCCAAGCCCGCCTGGACCGCCGTGCGCAACGCGGCCGGAGTTTCCGGCCGGTGGAAGCGCGCTCCGTAGAGCGTCGCCACGTGCGAGAGATCGACACCGTGGGGCGTGCCGAAGAGCTGCTCGAAGTGTTCCGTGGCCTTCGCGATGGGCAGGAACGAGAAGATGCCGCCCCCATCGTTGTTCACCACCACGACGGTGAGCGGGACCCGGTGCCGGTGCGCGGTGAGCAGCCCGCCCACGTCGTGCAGGAGGGCCAGATCGCCGGTGAGCAGCACCGTGGGCCGCCCCGAAGCCGCGGACACCCCGAGCGCGCTGGAGATGATGCCGTCGATGCCGTTGGCGCCCCGGTTGGCGAGCACCCGCAGCGCCACGCCATTCGAGGGTGCGAAGGCGTCCACGTCCCGGATGGGCATGCTGCTGGAGACGAAGAGGTTCGCCCCGGACGGCAGCGCGGCCACCACCTCGCGGGCGATGCGCGGCTCGTTCAGCCCGGCCTGCTCGGCGAACGCGGCCTCCAGGGCGTTTCGGGCCAGGCGCTCGGCCTGGAGGAAGCCCTGTGCCCAGCGTCCCAGCCCGCGAGACATCCCGAGCCCCAGCGCCTCGCAGGCAGCCACGGCGGAGCCCTCGATGACCTGCGCCGAACGGTGAGCGGGGTCGAAGAGCGAGCCGTCGTCACTGAACAGGACGATGTGGGCCCCCGAGGCGTCGAGCCACTGCTGCGGGCCCTTGGGCGTCAGCCCGCCTCCGAAGCGCAGCACCAGCTCCGGCCGATGGGCCTGGGCGAAGGGCGGGTGGCGCAGCAGCGCGTCGTACAGGGAGAGCGTCGCGGCGCCTCCTCCATAACGCGCCTGGGAGACGGCCTCCGCGATGACGGGGTAGCCAGTAGCCTGGGAGAGCGCGGCGATGGCCTCCGCGAAGCCATCGTCCTCGTCCCGGGGCCCACAGACGATGAGCCCTCGCTCGGTGGCGGAGATCCGACGGCGCACCTCATCGATGGCCTGGGCATCCGGCTGACGCGCCGCCGGGGTGATGCGCGTCATCGGCGCCCCGGAGCGCCCCTCGCGGGCGAGCTCGGACAGGCGCTCGGCGCCGAAGGGCTCCGGCGTGGGCGCCAGCGGCTCGCGGAAGGGAACGTTGAGCTGCACCGCGCCCCGAGGAGCGCGCAGGGACGTGCTCACGGCCCGAGAGACAGTGGCGCGCAGGTGGGCCACCGCCACGTCGCTCGACTCGGGCTGCCCCAGGTCCGCGAAGAAGCGGGCGTGCTCCCCGAACATGCGCGCCTGCGGCACGGTCTGCGGCGCGCCCCACCCTTGCAGCTCCAGCGGCCGGTCCGCCGTGAGCACGATGAGGGGCACATTCGACTGCGCCGCTTCGATGACGGCCGGGTAGAAGTGCGCCCCGGCCGTGCCGCTCGTGGCCACCAGCACCGCTGGCGCGCGCGAGTGCTTGGCCACGCCCAGCGCGAAGAAGCCGGCGCTGCGCTCATCGATGACGGACCAGATCTTCAGCCCCTCGACGCGAAGACAGGCCAGCGCCAGAGGCGAGGAGCGCGAGCCTGGGCACACCACCGCGTGACGGACGCCGCCGCGCACCAGCTCCTCCAGTAAGGCTCGCGCCCAGAGCTGGTTAAGATTCGCGTCGGACATCACTGCCTCCCAAGGCGCGCAACATCGCCAGGCTCTTCATCTCCGTCTCCCGCCACTCCGCCTCCGCACTGGAGCCCTGGACGATGCCAGCCCCCACGAAGAGCCGGGCGTGCGCGCCCGTCACCAGCGCCGAGCGCAGCGCCACCGCCATGTGCGCCCCGCTCGGGCCGATCCACCCCACCGGCCCCGCGTACCAGCCGCGATCCAGCGCCTCGTGCTCATGCAGGAAGCCCAGCGCGTGCTCCCTCGGCACACCGCCCACCGCCGGCGTGGGGTGCAGCGCCGCCACCACCTGCGCCGGGCTCACGCCCTCGCGCAGCTCGGCGCGGATGCCGGTGCGCAGATGCACCACGTTCTTCAGCGTGAGCAGCGAGGGCTCGGCGTCCGCCGTCACGTGCTCGGCGACGGGCCGCAACGCCGAGAGGATGTACCGCACCACGGACTGGTGCTCCCGGCTCTCCTTGTCGCTCCCGCCCAGCCCCTCGGCCTGCCCGGGCGCCGCGGAGCCCGCCAGCGCCTCCGTCTCCAACGTG
It includes:
- the menD gene encoding 2-succinyl-5-enolpyruvyl-6-hydroxy-3-cyclohexene-1-carboxylic-acid synthase produces the protein MMSDANLNQLWARALLEELVRGGVRHAVVCPGSRSSPLALACLRVEGLKIWSVIDERSAGFFALGVAKHSRAPAVLVATSGTAGAHFYPAVIEAAQSNVPLIVLTADRPLELQGWGAPQTVPQARMFGEHARFFADLGQPESSDVAVAHLRATVSRAVSTSLRAPRGAVQLNVPFREPLAPTPEPFGAERLSELAREGRSGAPMTRITPAARQPDAQAIDEVRRRISATERGLIVCGPRDEDDGFAEAIAALSQATGYPVIAEAVSQARYGGGAATLSLYDALLRHPPFAQAHRPELVLRFGGGLTPKGPQQWLDASGAHIVLFSDDGSLFDPAHRSAQVIEGSAVAACEALGLGMSRGLGRWAQGFLQAERLARNALEAAFAEQAGLNEPRIAREVVAALPSGANLFVSSSMPIRDVDAFAPSNGVALRVLANRGANGIDGIISSALGVSAASGRPTVLLTGDLALLHDVGGLLTAHRHRVPLTVVVVNNDGGGIFSFLPIAKATEHFEQLFGTPHGVDLSHVATLYGARFHRPETPAALRTAVQAGLEGGLHLIEVRTERTDNVELHRELFARMTQALGAGPWA